One genomic segment of Candidatus Poribacteria bacterium includes these proteins:
- a CDS encoding sugar phosphate isomerase/epimerase has translation MFKLGTITDGISRDFEYALDTMVEIGLEYVELQYLWEKQVGDLTDADIERVKGLIDDRDLKVSCISHHNLSALPVDTAVDAPAYRDHIETLQRCIDVAQALGTNLVRIFSFRKEMVLFGAEPIISEDAWTTLLNRLEEPLRIADTAGITLVIETAISGNVTSAYLARKLIDELGVSHLKVLWDPCSSLYCTEVPYPDGYEMIRDSLAHVHLKDGVVNLPAATFDFCAMRQGQMDPYYNDIVDALKQDGYDGAISLESVYTPEGGTREDGFRESLPVFMKLMGR, from the coding sequence ATGTTCAAACTGGGGACAATCACGGATGGAATTAGTCGGGATTTCGAGTACGCACTCGACACAATGGTAGAAATCGGCTTAGAATACGTTGAATTGCAGTACCTTTGGGAGAAACAGGTCGGCGATCTGACAGATGCAGATATCGAGCGGGTCAAAGGATTAATCGATGATCGCGATTTAAAAGTATCGTGTATCTCACACCATAATCTCTCGGCACTTCCTGTGGACACAGCGGTTGACGCGCCTGCGTATCGTGACCACATTGAAACCTTGCAGCGGTGTATCGACGTTGCCCAAGCACTCGGCACAAATCTGGTACGGATTTTCAGTTTTCGGAAAGAGATGGTCCTTTTTGGGGCGGAGCCGATTATCTCCGAAGACGCATGGACAACGCTCCTGAATCGGTTGGAAGAACCCTTGCGAATCGCTGATACCGCAGGCATTACACTTGTCATTGAAACTGCAATCTCAGGGAATGTTACATCGGCATACCTTGCCAGAAAACTAATTGACGAGTTAGGCGTATCACATCTGAAAGTCCTCTGGGATCCGTGCAGCTCACTCTATTGTACTGAAGTCCCTTATCCGGACGGCTACGAAATGATCCGCGACTCTCTTGCACATGTCCATCTCAAAGACGGTGTCGTGAATCTCCCAGCGGCAACATTTGATTTCTGTGCGATGCGTCAAGGGCAGATGGACCCCTACTACAATGACATTGTGGACGCGTTGAAACAGGATGGATATGATGGTGCGATCTCTTTGGAGAGTGTCTATACACCAGAGGGTGGAACGCGCGAAGATGGATTTAGAGAGTCGTTACCTGTCTTTATGAAACTCATGGGACGATAG
- a CDS encoding MTH1187 family thiamine-binding protein encodes MKVIADLCVVPMGVGVSVSKYVTACEKVLKEAGLETKLHAYGTNIEGEWDVVFAAIRRCHEVVHEMGAPRITTTLKFGTRIDRTQTMKDKVSSVKNQLRIE; translated from the coding sequence ATGAAAGTTATCGCGGATCTCTGTGTTGTCCCGATGGGTGTCGGTGTATCGGTTTCTAAATACGTTACCGCGTGCGAAAAGGTGCTAAAAGAGGCAGGTTTGGAAACGAAGCTGCATGCTTATGGTACCAATATTGAAGGTGAGTGGGACGTTGTGTTTGCGGCAATTCGACGGTGCCACGAGGTCGTCCATGAAATGGGGGCACCCCGAATCACAACGACACTCAAGTTTGGGACTCGAATTGACAGAACCCAAACAATGAAAGATAAGGTTAGCAGTGTCAAAAATCAATTAAGGATAGAATAA
- a CDS encoding aldo/keto reductase, with the protein MRKRELESTGLTVSEIGMGTWELGGREWGNIGETDAVDLLRYAFESGVTYYDTADQYGGGRAERLLGEAFSALGDKVVIATKLGYELDSDGWISQGWEHPSFNVSPDYIRSAVEGSLTRLKRDVIDIYQFHGPPPAPEWDDAFGTMENLKAEGKIRFYGMGLGSEADALKAMEETDISSLMLTYNILAQEMAAPVMETAIEKGVAVIVRQPLSSGLLSGQLGPDTVFAQNDYRKTWSREKFLADLERVEVVKSIIGNKARSLPQAALKFILAHPAVSCVVPGMMTPAQVDDGVATSDAASLPPNVLEQLRGN; encoded by the coding sequence CATGGGAGCTCGGTGGACGCGAATGGGGTAACATCGGTGAGACCGATGCCGTTGATCTCCTTCGATACGCCTTCGAGAGCGGTGTTACCTATTATGATACGGCTGATCAATATGGTGGCGGACGCGCAGAACGCCTACTCGGTGAGGCTTTTTCAGCACTCGGCGACAAGGTCGTTATCGCCACAAAACTCGGCTATGAATTGGACTCTGACGGGTGGATTAGCCAAGGGTGGGAACATCCATCGTTCAATGTTTCACCTGACTATATCCGATCAGCAGTTGAAGGCAGCCTCACACGGTTAAAGAGGGACGTTATAGACATCTACCAATTCCATGGACCACCGCCGGCACCCGAATGGGACGACGCGTTTGGAACGATGGAAAACCTCAAAGCCGAAGGCAAAATCCGATTCTATGGGATGGGTCTCGGCAGCGAGGCAGATGCCCTAAAGGCGATGGAAGAAACCGATATCTCTTCGCTGATGCTTACCTACAATATCCTTGCACAAGAGATGGCAGCTCCTGTAATGGAAACCGCCATTGAAAAGGGGGTTGCTGTTATCGTCCGACAACCATTGTCCTCAGGTTTACTCTCTGGACAACTCGGGCCGGATACTGTCTTTGCGCAGAACGATTATCGCAAGACATGGTCCCGTGAAAAGTTCCTCGCCGATCTGGAACGGGTAGAAGTGGTGAAGTCCATCATTGGAAACAAAGCGCGTAGCCTTCCACAAGCCGCTCTCAAATTTATCTTGGCACACCCCGCAGTCTCCTGTGTCGTGCCAGGGATGATGACACCGGCACAGGTTGATGATGGTGTCGCGACATCGGATGCGGCATCTCTGCCGCCTAACGTTTTGGAACAATTACGCGGTAATTGA